One genomic region from Rothia dentocariosa ATCC 17931 encodes:
- the ribD gene encoding bifunctional diaminohydroxyphosphoribosylaminopyrimidine deaminase/5-amino-6-(5-phosphoribosylamino)uracil reductase RibD, translating into MTTYLGPEMYTPVNDLDYSAAEYGHLQGIPASVTVKVPEGALTDDRAMSLAIEAARQGIRGANPLVGAVITNSAGQVLHIGWHRGAGTPHAEADVLAQARAAGTDMSDAKMYVSLEPCNHTGKTGPCSHAIKEAGISQVFYAYPDRSAQASGGAEYLRSHGVVTTYMREFAEDSYALNERWFISVAEKRPFITVKSASTLDGFIAAADGTSKWITGSQARADGHLIRKRADAVMIGTRTTLLDNPSLDARDISGQRYKKQPLRVVMGETDIPSTYKVCGLGTRDPENYMQVYTHEPRVLLDELYSRGVRHLMIEGGPGMVGLFTGEDLLDELVWYRAPILMGHGKSAMYRLITNTLENAPRLQLDDLGMFPSVRVLGEDTATHLIPSPRSTAKNTPGIRRVLPRFTHKYFPEPRE; encoded by the coding sequence ATGACAACGTATCTAGGTCCTGAGATGTATACGCCCGTAAATGATCTTGACTATTCTGCTGCGGAGTACGGTCATCTTCAAGGAATACCCGCTTCGGTAACTGTAAAGGTCCCTGAAGGGGCATTGACCGATGATCGTGCTATGAGTTTGGCTATAGAAGCCGCTCGTCAGGGTATACGAGGGGCTAACCCACTTGTTGGAGCGGTTATTACAAACTCTGCCGGTCAAGTACTGCATATTGGATGGCATCGCGGGGCAGGAACACCTCATGCTGAAGCTGATGTCCTAGCTCAAGCCCGCGCGGCTGGCACGGATATGAGCGATGCAAAAATGTATGTGTCGCTAGAACCCTGCAATCATACAGGCAAAACTGGTCCGTGCTCGCATGCTATCAAAGAAGCTGGAATTTCTCAGGTCTTTTATGCATATCCAGATAGGAGCGCTCAGGCTTCTGGCGGAGCAGAATATTTACGCTCTCACGGAGTCGTAACAACGTATATGCGAGAATTTGCTGAGGACTCGTACGCGCTAAATGAACGATGGTTTATTTCGGTCGCAGAAAAACGACCATTTATTACCGTTAAATCTGCTTCAACTCTTGACGGTTTTATCGCGGCAGCAGACGGCACCAGTAAATGGATAACTGGTTCACAAGCACGTGCTGATGGGCATCTCATCCGAAAACGCGCAGACGCCGTGATGATCGGAACCCGCACTACACTCCTTGATAATCCCTCACTAGATGCCCGTGATATCTCAGGGCAACGCTACAAGAAACAGCCTTTACGGGTTGTCATGGGAGAAACAGATATACCAAGCACCTATAAAGTGTGTGGTCTAGGTACAAGAGACCCAGAAAATTACATGCAGGTTTACACTCACGAGCCCCGAGTCCTTCTTGACGAACTTTACAGTCGTGGGGTGCGACACCTCATGATTGAGGGAGGACCGGGAATGGTTGGCCTATTTACCGGGGAAGATCTTCTTGACGAACTTGTTTGGTACCGCGCTCCTATACTTATGGGGCACGGTAAAAGTGCAATGTACCGACTTATTACCAACACGTTGGAAAATGCCCCTCGTCTGCAGCTTGATGATCTTGGGATGTTTCCATCAGTTCGGGTCTTAGGCGAAGACACCGCAACGCACCTGATACCAAGCCCCCGTAGCACTGCAAAAAATACACCGGGTATTCGTCGCGTACTTCCACGTTTCACGCACAAATATTTTCCAGAACCACGAGAATAA
- the ribB gene encoding 3,4-dihydroxy-2-butanone-4-phosphate synthase, producing MFTGIIGALGTVESVQPVYDAQGTSTGAAYITINAGDIVSDLDHGGSLAVNGVCLTAVDEDSIEPQQFRAYAMGETLTRTNLGTLTQGSIVNLERCMPANGRFDGHVVQGHVDGIATVTSITEHDAWCTIRFSIPQELAPYLVEKGSIAVSGVSLTVTAVSASAESAPWFEVGLIPETLSTTNLGQLTVGDTVNLETDALAKYVARLMEMRNVDFHETSVVAQELDPIQEAIEAISAGRAVVVVDDENRENEGDIIFAAEYATEELMGFTIRYTSGVICAPMSHERADSMNLPPMTAHNEDPKGTAYTVSCDARVGTTTGISAADRARTVRVLADASAGPEDLSRPGHIFPLRAVAGGVLERAGHTEAAVELTRAAGLSGVGVIAELVHDDGSMMRFEALRSFAAAHSLPMISIEDLIQYVKERA from the coding sequence ATGTTTACAGGAATTATCGGTGCGCTAGGTACCGTTGAGTCCGTTCAACCAGTCTATGACGCTCAAGGGACTTCGACCGGAGCTGCATATATCACTATTAACGCTGGTGATATTGTCTCTGACTTGGATCATGGAGGATCCCTAGCTGTCAACGGTGTATGTCTAACTGCCGTCGATGAGGATAGCATTGAACCGCAGCAATTTCGCGCTTATGCCATGGGGGAGACGCTCACTCGGACTAATTTAGGCACACTAACTCAAGGATCGATCGTTAACCTTGAACGGTGCATGCCTGCCAACGGAAGGTTTGATGGACACGTAGTCCAGGGACACGTAGATGGTATCGCGACGGTTACATCAATAACTGAACATGATGCGTGGTGCACTATTCGTTTTTCCATTCCTCAAGAACTTGCTCCGTATCTGGTTGAGAAAGGTTCTATCGCCGTCTCCGGCGTATCGCTGACAGTAACCGCGGTTTCTGCCTCTGCTGAGAGCGCTCCCTGGTTTGAAGTCGGTTTGATTCCTGAAACTCTTAGCACAACTAATCTAGGGCAGCTTACCGTAGGAGACACTGTCAATCTTGAAACAGACGCGCTCGCTAAATATGTAGCCCGGTTGATGGAAATGAGAAATGTAGATTTCCATGAAACTTCCGTAGTTGCACAAGAGCTGGATCCTATTCAGGAGGCCATTGAGGCTATCTCCGCCGGTCGAGCTGTCGTTGTAGTGGATGATGAAAACCGTGAAAATGAGGGAGATATAATTTTTGCGGCTGAATATGCTACAGAAGAACTCATGGGATTTACTATCCGCTATACCTCCGGAGTGATATGTGCTCCAATGAGTCACGAACGTGCAGACAGCATGAACTTGCCGCCAATGACCGCGCACAATGAAGATCCTAAAGGTACTGCATATACGGTTTCTTGCGATGCGCGTGTAGGAACCACAACAGGTATTAGCGCCGCCGATCGTGCCCGTACAGTCAGAGTTCTTGCAGACGCCTCAGCGGGCCCTGAAGATTTGAGCCGTCCGGGGCATATATTTCCCTTGCGCGCCGTAGCTGGTGGGGTTTTGGAACGTGCTGGGCATACAGAAGCGGCCGTAGAACTTACCCGTGCGGCAGGTCTTTCGGGCGTAGGCGTTATTGCCGAGCTTGTCCATGATGATGGAAGTATGATGCGCTTTGAGGCTTTGCGCTCTTTTGCAGCTGCACACAGCCTCCCCATGATTTCGATCGAAGACCTTATTCAGTATGTGAAGGAACGAGCATGA
- the ribH gene encoding 6,7-dimethyl-8-ribityllumazine synthase: MSGAGAADTTLNPEDYTGFKLAIVAASWHTQVMEGLLNGAQRAAADAGLEPTIVRVPGTFELPVAATRLAEKYDAIVALGVVIRGGTPHFDYVCQGATSGLTDVSVLTGRPVGFGVLTCDNEQQALDRAGLPGSSEDKGYEATAAALQTAATLKRLS; the protein is encoded by the coding sequence ATGAGCGGCGCAGGAGCAGCAGATACCACTCTCAATCCTGAGGACTACACTGGATTCAAACTAGCTATTGTTGCGGCAAGCTGGCACACTCAGGTCATGGAAGGGTTACTCAATGGGGCGCAGCGCGCCGCCGCTGATGCGGGGCTGGAGCCGACTATTGTGCGTGTTCCGGGGACTTTTGAACTACCTGTTGCGGCAACCCGTCTTGCCGAAAAATACGATGCGATTGTTGCCCTCGGCGTTGTTATTCGCGGTGGAACTCCTCACTTTGACTACGTATGTCAGGGCGCTACGAGTGGTCTGACCGATGTTTCCGTGCTGACTGGTCGCCCGGTCGGTTTCGGGGTACTCACTTGCGATAATGAACAACAAGCTCTAGACCGTGCCGGACTTCCTGGTTCCTCTGAAGACAAAGGCTATGAGGCAACGGCGGCAGCTTTGCAAACCGCAGCGACTCTCAAACGACTGAGCTAA
- a CDS encoding GTP cyclohydrolase II → MSDTPEKQSTQHKHIPSELEFEKRDLAERFAHQYTASPLDLVPHPSPQLVESTVEVIVPTPHGNFGVRAWRFADGAEHMSIRALDDQGNPIAFSGEAQIPAVRIHSECATGDILGSFRCDCGQQLENGLKILSRYGGWILYIRNHEGRGIGLVNKLRAYALQDVGLDTLDANLALGLDEDMRDYTQAALILQELGVHNLRLITNNPAKVDALTELGLEVHEVIPDEIPARAENAKYLETKRRRMGHRLHGPSI, encoded by the coding sequence ATGAGTGATACCCCAGAAAAGCAGAGCACTCAGCACAAGCACATACCCTCAGAGCTCGAATTTGAGAAACGCGATCTTGCTGAGAGATTTGCCCACCAATACACAGCTTCTCCTTTAGACTTAGTGCCTCATCCCAGCCCGCAACTGGTGGAATCGACCGTTGAGGTTATTGTTCCTACACCCCATGGAAACTTTGGGGTACGTGCTTGGCGGTTTGCCGATGGTGCTGAGCATATGAGCATTCGTGCTTTAGACGACCAAGGGAACCCTATTGCATTTTCGGGAGAAGCTCAGATTCCCGCAGTGCGAATCCACTCCGAATGCGCTACTGGAGATATTCTGGGCTCCTTCCGATGCGACTGTGGTCAGCAGCTTGAGAATGGGTTAAAAATTCTCTCGCGTTATGGTGGTTGGATTCTCTATATTCGCAATCATGAAGGGCGGGGTATTGGGCTTGTAAATAAGTTGCGAGCCTATGCACTTCAAGATGTTGGCCTTGATACCCTAGACGCAAATTTAGCGCTTGGCTTAGACGAAGATATGCGTGATTACACGCAGGCGGCACTTATTCTGCAAGAACTCGGGGTTCATAATCTGCGACTTATCACAAATAATCCGGCAAAGGTTGACGCACTGACCGAGCTGGGGCTTGAAGTACATGAGGTAATTCCTGACGAAATTCCGGCGCGTGCTGAGAACGCCAAGTACCTTGAAACAAAACGTCGGCGTATGGGACATAGGCTCCATGGGCCTAGTATATAG